The proteins below are encoded in one region of Pseudoduganella armeniaca:
- a CDS encoding XrtA/PEP-CTERM system amidotransferase — MCGIVGLLDTRGKRDIDEALLRRMNDTQYHRGPDEGDIYREPGVGFGHRRLSVIDIASGQQPLGNEDGSVMVCYNGEIYNYRELTAELKALGHAFSTNSDTEVIVHAWEEWGEACVERFRGMFAFGLWDRNRQVMFLARDHMGVKPMFYAMLPDGLFAFSSELKALRSLPGLPRDIDPRAVEDYFAYGYVPEPKTIYKHAFKLSPGFRLLQKVGEPLAQPRQYWDVPFKLHHAMTESDAQGELVERLRDSVRSQLVAEVPLGAFLSGGVDSSAVVATMAGLTKGAVNTCSIAFRDKAYDESAYAAQVAQQYHTDHHVETVDTDDFALLDTLSDLYDEPYADSSAIPTYRVCQLARQRVTVALSGDGGDENLAGYRRYRYAMAEESVRGRIPSGLRKPLFGTLGKYYPKADWAPRVFRAKTTFEALSRDLVEGYFHGVSIMTDAMRHQLFSDSFRAGLQGYRAIDVMRGHANRAPTDDPLSMIQYLDMKTYLPGDILTKVDRASMAHALEVRVPLLDHQLVEWISGLPPEMKLKGSEGKYIFKKSMEKFLPHDILYRRKQGFAVPLAAWFRGPLRERVRSSLLGPNLAATGMFNAAFLAEMVEQHQSGRRDYSAPIWTLLMFEAFLKKELQG, encoded by the coding sequence ATGTGTGGAATAGTCGGACTGCTGGACACGCGCGGCAAGCGCGACATCGACGAGGCGCTGCTGCGCCGGATGAACGACACCCAGTATCACCGGGGACCTGACGAAGGCGACATCTACCGCGAGCCCGGCGTCGGCTTCGGCCACCGCCGCTTGTCCGTCATCGACATCGCCTCGGGCCAGCAGCCGCTCGGCAACGAGGATGGCAGCGTGATGGTCTGCTACAACGGCGAAATCTACAATTACCGCGAGCTGACGGCCGAACTGAAGGCGCTGGGCCATGCGTTCAGCACCAACAGCGACACCGAAGTGATCGTGCACGCGTGGGAAGAGTGGGGCGAAGCCTGCGTCGAGCGCTTCCGCGGCATGTTCGCGTTCGGCCTGTGGGACCGCAACCGGCAAGTCATGTTCCTGGCGCGCGACCACATGGGCGTCAAGCCGATGTTCTATGCGATGCTGCCGGACGGCCTGTTCGCGTTCAGCTCCGAACTGAAGGCGCTGCGCTCGCTGCCGGGCCTGCCGCGCGACATCGACCCGCGCGCCGTCGAGGATTATTTCGCCTACGGCTACGTGCCGGAACCGAAGACGATTTACAAACATGCGTTCAAGCTCTCGCCTGGCTTCCGCCTGCTGCAGAAGGTAGGCGAGCCGCTGGCCCAGCCGCGCCAGTACTGGGACGTGCCGTTCAAGCTGCACCACGCGATGACGGAAAGCGACGCCCAGGGCGAGCTGGTGGAACGCTTGCGCGACTCGGTGCGCAGCCAGCTGGTGGCCGAGGTGCCGCTGGGCGCATTCCTGTCCGGCGGGGTCGATTCCAGCGCCGTCGTCGCCACGATGGCGGGATTGACCAAGGGCGCCGTCAACACCTGCTCGATCGCGTTCCGCGACAAGGCGTACGACGAATCGGCGTATGCCGCCCAAGTGGCGCAGCAGTACCATACCGACCACCACGTCGAGACGGTGGACACGGACGACTTCGCGCTGCTGGACACCCTGTCCGACCTGTACGACGAGCCGTATGCCGACAGCTCCGCGATTCCCACCTACCGGGTCTGCCAGCTGGCGCGCCAGCGCGTGACGGTGGCGCTGTCCGGCGACGGCGGCGACGAGAACCTGGCCGGCTACCGCCGCTATCGCTATGCGATGGCCGAGGAAAGCGTGCGCGGCCGCATTCCATCCGGCTTGCGCAAGCCGCTGTTCGGCACCCTCGGCAAATACTATCCGAAGGCCGACTGGGCGCCGCGCGTGTTCCGCGCCAAGACCACGTTCGAGGCGCTGTCGCGCGACCTGGTGGAGGGTTACTTCCACGGCGTGTCGATCATGACGGACGCGATGCGCCACCAGCTGTTTTCGGACAGCTTCCGCGCCGGCCTGCAGGGTTATCGGGCCATCGACGTGATGCGCGGCCATGCCAACCGGGCGCCGACGGACGATCCGCTGTCGATGATCCAGTACCTGGACATGAAGACCTACCTGCCGGGCGACATCCTGACCAAGGTCGACCGCGCCAGCATGGCCCATGCGCTGGAAGTGCGGGTGCCGCTCCTGGACCACCAGCTGGTCGAGTGGATTTCCGGCCTGCCGCCGGAGATGAAGCTCAAGGGCAGCGAGGGCAAGTACATCTTCAAGAAGAGCATGGAGAAGTTCCTGCCGCACGACATCCTGTACCGCCGCAAGCAGGGCTTCGCGGTGCCGCTGGCGGCCTGGTTCCGCGGGCCGCTGCGCGAGCGCGTGCGCAGTTCGCTGTTGGGCCCCAACCTGGCCGCGACCGGCATGTTCAATGCTGCGTTCCTGGCCGAGATGGTCGAGCAGCACCAGTCCGGCCGGCGCGACTACAGCGCGCCGATCTGGACGCTGCTGATGTTCGAGGCATTTTTGAAAAAAGAACTGCAAGGCTGA
- the xrtA gene encoding exosortase A — translation MSTLTSAAAAADTGPARAPARHVQGASKAHWLIVGAAALLPFLLYFGTAASIAAIWERSATFAHGYVILPISIWLIWQRRAVLAQLPLRPCLPALAMLALCGAAWMLGLLGDVAIVRQYAFAAMIPLTVLAVAGVAVVRAIAFPLVFILFGVPVGEGLIDPLIQITASFTVDALRATGIPVLREGNNFSIPTGDWSVVEACSGLRYLISSFTLGCLYAYLTYRSTLRRVVFALVALALPVLANGLRAYMIVMIGHTSGMTMAVGVDHLIYGWVFFGLVMLLLFWIGSFWREDRKAELPARFALPGSRSASAARLAAAACGVAACIGVWPAYGWYLDRGNATPAPADLAGYQSKPPVAPPFTAWTPAYAPASASIDQYYDVGGATVGVAVRYYRDGGPERLISSTNRLTEWRTPWHETSTAVRAESIRGKTLQVRETTVSGADGRFVVWQWYWIGGATTASNYVGKALQVKQKFMTGSDDGAAVMVFAPYDEDPAAARPALRAFLRSELDALDAALAANRRQ, via the coding sequence ATGAGCACACTGACCAGCGCCGCCGCCGCTGCCGATACCGGACCTGCCCGGGCGCCGGCCCGTCACGTCCAGGGTGCCAGCAAGGCACACTGGCTGATCGTCGGCGCGGCGGCACTGCTGCCGTTCCTGCTGTACTTCGGCACGGCCGCGTCGATTGCCGCGATCTGGGAGCGTTCTGCCACGTTCGCGCACGGCTACGTGATCCTGCCGATCAGTATCTGGCTGATCTGGCAGCGCCGCGCCGTGCTGGCGCAGCTGCCGCTGCGGCCATGCCTGCCCGCGCTCGCGATGCTGGCGCTGTGCGGCGCGGCCTGGATGCTGGGATTGCTGGGCGACGTCGCGATCGTGCGGCAGTACGCCTTTGCCGCGATGATCCCGCTGACGGTGCTGGCGGTGGCGGGCGTGGCTGTGGTCCGCGCGATCGCCTTCCCGCTGGTATTCATCCTGTTCGGCGTGCCGGTTGGCGAAGGCCTGATCGATCCGCTGATCCAGATCACGGCCAGCTTCACGGTGGACGCGCTGCGCGCGACTGGTATTCCGGTGCTGCGCGAAGGGAACAACTTCAGCATTCCGACCGGTGACTGGTCGGTCGTGGAGGCGTGCAGCGGGCTGCGCTACCTGATCTCGTCGTTCACCCTGGGCTGCCTGTACGCCTACCTGACCTACCGCAGCACGCTGCGTCGCGTCGTGTTCGCCCTGGTCGCGCTGGCGCTGCCCGTGCTGGCCAATGGCCTGCGCGCCTACATGATCGTCATGATCGGCCATACCAGCGGCATGACGATGGCGGTGGGCGTCGACCACCTCATCTACGGCTGGGTGTTTTTCGGTCTCGTCATGCTGCTGCTGTTCTGGATCGGCAGCTTCTGGCGCGAGGACCGCAAGGCCGAGCTGCCGGCACGCTTCGCGCTGCCCGGCAGTCGCTCCGCCTCGGCCGCGCGGCTGGCAGCCGCTGCCTGCGGCGTGGCCGCCTGCATCGGCGTCTGGCCCGCCTATGGCTGGTACCTGGACCGCGGCAACGCCACGCCGGCGCCGGCCGACCTGGCCGGCTACCAGTCCAAGCCTCCCGTCGCGCCGCCGTTCACGGCGTGGACGCCGGCCTATGCGCCCGCCAGCGCGAGCATCGACCAATACTATGATGTGGGCGGTGCCACCGTCGGCGTGGCCGTGCGCTACTACCGCGACGGCGGTCCGGAACGGCTGATCAGCTCCACCAATCGGCTGACGGAATGGCGCACGCCCTGGCACGAAACGTCGACCGCGGTGCGCGCCGAAAGCATCCGTGGCAAGACGCTGCAGGTGCGCGAAACCACGGTATCGGGCGCGGACGGCCGCTTCGTCGTCTGGCAGTGGTATTGGATCGGCGGCGCCACCACGGCCAGCAATTACGTCGGCAAGGCGCTGCAGGTCAAACAGAAATTCATGACGGGCAGCGACGATGGCGCGGCCGTCATGGTGTTCGCGCCGTATGACGAAGACCCGGCCGCCGCACGCCCAGCGTTGCGCGCGTTCCTGCGGTCCGAACTGGACGCACTCGACGCGGCGCTGGCCGCCAACCGCAGGCAGTAA
- a CDS encoding TIGR03088 family PEP-CTERM/XrtA system glycosyltransferase, with protein MNDTPLIVHLIYRLDFGGLESLMVERINRMPADCYRHAIVCLTDYNPAFAQRLTRTGVPIHALHKQPGLSLRTHGALWRLLRALQPAVLHSYNLSAIEYAPVALAAGVPVRVNGAHGRDANDPEGKNRKHNLLRRLMVPFYDCCYANSAAMEDWNRDVIGVPARKSRMLANGIDAERFRPRVHGEAVIASANPFGPGHVVIGTVGRIQAVKDHATLVEAFALLRQRLPRHTALLRLAIVGDGPLLQRLRDRVAALELSDVVWLPGARTDVADILRGFDIFAMSSIAEGTPGSALEAMATALPVVGTRVGGIPEVIANGSTGFLVPPSDPAALAEALEQYVLSPELAAQHGAAGRERVLRKYSMAAMVAAYQDMYDSLCERKIKTKKGAVPSCVE; from the coding sequence ATGAACGACACGCCACTCATCGTCCACCTGATCTACCGGCTCGACTTCGGCGGCCTGGAGTCGCTGATGGTCGAGCGCATCAACCGCATGCCAGCCGACTGTTACCGCCACGCGATCGTCTGCCTGACCGACTACAACCCGGCGTTCGCGCAAAGGCTCACCCGGACCGGGGTGCCGATTCACGCGCTGCACAAGCAACCCGGCCTGTCGCTGCGTACGCACGGCGCGCTGTGGCGCCTGCTGCGTGCATTGCAGCCGGCCGTACTGCACTCGTACAACCTGTCGGCCATCGAGTACGCACCGGTGGCGCTGGCGGCCGGCGTGCCGGTGCGCGTCAACGGTGCCCATGGCCGTGACGCCAACGACCCCGAGGGCAAGAACCGCAAGCACAACCTGCTGCGCCGCCTGATGGTACCGTTCTACGACTGCTGCTACGCCAATTCGGCGGCGATGGAGGACTGGAACCGGGACGTCATCGGCGTACCGGCCCGCAAGAGCCGCATGCTGGCCAATGGCATCGACGCGGAACGCTTCCGGCCGCGCGTGCACGGTGAGGCCGTCATCGCCAGCGCCAATCCGTTCGGTCCTGGCCACGTCGTCATCGGCACCGTCGGCCGCATCCAGGCGGTGAAGGATCATGCCACGCTGGTCGAAGCGTTCGCACTGCTGCGGCAACGGCTGCCGCGGCATACGGCGCTGCTGCGCCTGGCCATCGTCGGCGACGGCCCGCTGCTGCAGCGCCTGCGCGACCGGGTCGCGGCACTGGAGTTGAGCGACGTGGTCTGGCTGCCCGGCGCCCGCACCGACGTGGCGGACATCCTGCGCGGCTTCGACATCTTCGCGATGTCGTCGATCGCCGAGGGCACGCCCGGCTCCGCGCTGGAAGCGATGGCCACCGCGCTGCCGGTGGTGGGCACGCGCGTGGGCGGCATCCCGGAGGTGATCGCCAACGGCAGCACGGGCTTCCTGGTGCCGCCATCGGACCCCGCCGCGCTGGCGGAGGCGCTCGAACAATATGTGCTGTCGCCCGAGCTGGCCGCGCAGCACGGCGCGGCCGGGCGCGAGCGGGTACTGCGCAAATACAGCATGGCCGCCATGGTGGCCGCGTACCAGGACATGTACGACAGCCTGTGCGAACGCAAGATCAAGACCAAAAAAGGGGCGGTGCCATCATGTGTGGAATAG
- a CDS encoding XrtA system polysaccharide deacetylase, whose amino-acid sequence MNGPVPHLAAQTIRNAMTIDVEDYFQVSAFAPQIARDSWPLRECRVEANVDRILAILDEGNAKGTFFTLGWIAERYPALVRRIVAAGHELASHGYGHLRATDQTRAEFMDDIVRSKAILEDIGGQRVLGYRAPSFSIGPVNLWALTSLHDAGYQYSSSIYPIAHDHYGMPDAPRFPFYPHGTDGLLEIPITTVRLFERNLPAGGGGYFRLLPYALSRTLMRRVNHDDGQPTIFYFHPWELDPGQPRPEGIGLKSRFRHYVNLGRMEQRIRALTRDFAWDRMDRIFLGRP is encoded by the coding sequence ATGAACGGGCCCGTGCCGCATCTGGCAGCGCAGACGATCCGCAACGCGATGACGATCGACGTCGAGGATTATTTCCAGGTCTCGGCGTTCGCGCCGCAGATCGCCCGCGACAGCTGGCCGCTGCGCGAATGCCGCGTCGAGGCCAACGTCGACCGCATCCTGGCGATCCTCGACGAGGGCAACGCCAAGGGGACGTTTTTCACCTTGGGCTGGATCGCCGAGCGCTACCCGGCGCTGGTGCGGCGCATCGTGGCCGCCGGCCACGAGCTGGCCAGCCACGGCTATGGCCACCTGCGCGCCACCGACCAGACCCGCGCCGAATTCATGGACGACATCGTGCGCAGCAAGGCGATCCTGGAAGACATCGGCGGCCAGCGCGTGCTGGGCTACCGGGCACCGAGCTTCTCGATCGGTCCCGTCAACCTGTGGGCGCTGACGTCGCTGCACGACGCGGGCTACCAGTACAGCTCCAGCATCTACCCGATCGCGCACGATCACTACGGCATGCCGGACGCGCCGCGCTTCCCGTTCTACCCGCACGGCACCGATGGCCTGCTGGAGATTCCGATCACCACGGTGCGCCTGTTCGAGCGCAACCTGCCTGCCGGCGGCGGCGGCTATTTCCGCCTGCTGCCGTACGCGCTGTCGCGCACCCTGATGCGGCGCGTGAACCATGACGACGGCCAGCCCACCATCTTTTATTTCCATCCGTGGGAACTGGACCCGGGCCAGCCGCGCCCCGAGGGTATCGGCCTGAAAAGCCGTTTCCGCCATTACGTCAACCTGGGCCGCATGGAACAGCGCATCCGCGCGCTGACGCGCGATTTCGCCTGGGACCGGATGGACCGCATTTTCCTGGGGCGGCCATGA
- a CDS encoding TIGR03087 family PEP-CTERM/XrtA system glycosyltransferase, which translates to MDDLLLLVHRIPYPPNKGDKIRSWHLLRHLARRYRVHLATFVDDKDDWQYVDHVRKLCASSHFAPLNPRMARARSLRALLANRALSLDYYSDRGTRKWVCQTMRDRAIERIVVFSSPMAQYAQPYPNARRIVDLCDVDSEKWRQYAQQKSWPGSLPYAWEASRLLRYERKVAACSDAALFVSQPEAELFRSLAPESAARIGWFGNGVDTGYFAADGRYANPYLAGELPLVFCGAMDYWPNVDAVQWFAREVLPAVQARAPGARFVIVGARPTPEVQALVALPGVTVTGTVPDVRPYVAHAALSVAPLRVARGIQNKVLEAMSMAKTVVLTPQALEGIDAQPGREVIVADHASGFADAIVAQLAQAGAIGQAARARVEAAYGWEARLAPLDALLEAPSNRPDPIAPAAAGPVLPTWNQA; encoded by the coding sequence GTGGACGACCTGCTGCTGCTGGTGCATCGCATCCCCTACCCGCCGAACAAGGGCGACAAGATCCGCTCTTGGCACCTGCTGCGGCACCTGGCGCGGCGCTACCGCGTGCACCTCGCCACCTTTGTCGACGACAAGGACGACTGGCAGTACGTCGACCACGTGCGCAAGCTGTGCGCCTCCAGCCACTTCGCACCGCTCAACCCACGCATGGCGCGCGCGCGCAGCCTGCGCGCGCTGCTGGCCAACCGGGCGCTGTCGCTGGACTACTACAGCGACCGCGGCACGCGCAAATGGGTCTGCCAGACCATGCGCGACCGGGCCATCGAGCGCATCGTCGTGTTCTCGTCGCCGATGGCGCAGTACGCGCAGCCTTACCCGAACGCGCGCCGCATCGTCGACCTGTGCGACGTCGATTCCGAAAAATGGCGCCAGTACGCGCAGCAGAAGTCGTGGCCGGGCAGCCTGCCGTATGCATGGGAAGCCAGCCGGTTGCTGCGCTACGAGCGCAAGGTGGCGGCGTGCAGCGATGCCGCGTTGTTCGTCTCGCAGCCGGAGGCGGAGCTGTTTCGCTCGCTGGCGCCTGAGAGCGCCGCGCGTATCGGCTGGTTCGGCAACGGTGTCGATACCGGCTACTTCGCGGCCGACGGCCGCTATGCCAATCCCTACCTGGCCGGCGAGCTGCCGCTGGTGTTCTGCGGCGCGATGGACTACTGGCCGAACGTCGATGCCGTGCAATGGTTCGCGCGCGAAGTGCTGCCGGCCGTGCAAGCGCGCGCGCCCGGTGCGCGCTTCGTCATCGTCGGCGCCCGACCCACGCCCGAAGTGCAGGCGCTGGTGGCGCTGCCCGGTGTAACGGTCACCGGCACCGTGCCGGACGTGCGTCCCTATGTCGCGCATGCGGCGTTGTCGGTGGCGCCGCTGCGGGTCGCGCGCGGCATCCAGAACAAGGTGCTGGAAGCGATGTCGATGGCCAAGACCGTCGTGCTGACCCCGCAGGCGCTGGAAGGCATCGATGCCCAGCCGGGCCGCGAAGTGATCGTGGCCGACCACGCCAGCGGGTTTGCCGACGCCATCGTCGCCCAGCTGGCGCAAGCGGGCGCCATCGGCCAGGCCGCGCGCGCCCGTGTCGAAGCGGCCTACGGCTGGGAGGCCCGGCTGGCGCCGCTGGACGCATTGCTGGAAGCGCCGTCGAACCGCCCTGACCCCATCGCCCCGGCCGCCGCCGGCCCCGTCCTCCCGACATGGAACCAGGCATGA
- a CDS encoding glycosyltransferase family 4 protein encodes MRDMASSETLRVGLVGPLPPPSGGMANQTLQLAALLRGEGIEVETVQVNAPYRPAWAGRIKGLRAVFRLLPYLAGLWRTAGRVQVFHVMANSGWSWHLFAAPAIWIARLRGTPVVINYRGGEAERFLRRARNWVRPSLTRADAVIVPSGFLEHVFGQFGFATQVVPNIVNLDRFAAAPVLPAQRQGLRLLVARNLEPIYDNATALRALALIRAHDPRTTLVIAGSGPLRDELERLTAQLGLTDAVTFTGRVDNAGMAALYRNADVMLNCSLVDNMPNSVLESLASGVPVVSTDVGGVPYLVEHERTALLVPPGAPRAMADAVLRLAAEPALAASLREAGLRQVQQYTWHSVRPRLLAVYRAAMNGRASAAPVEQP; translated from the coding sequence ATGAGAGACATGGCTTCCAGCGAGACGCTGCGGGTCGGGCTGGTGGGGCCGCTGCCGCCGCCATCGGGCGGCATGGCCAACCAGACCTTGCAGCTGGCCGCGCTGCTGCGTGGCGAGGGCATCGAGGTCGAGACGGTCCAGGTCAATGCGCCGTACCGTCCGGCCTGGGCCGGCCGCATCAAGGGCCTGCGCGCCGTGTTCCGGCTGTTGCCGTACCTCGCGGGCCTGTGGCGCACGGCCGGGCGCGTGCAGGTGTTCCACGTGATGGCCAATTCCGGCTGGTCGTGGCATTTGTTCGCGGCGCCAGCGATCTGGATCGCCCGCCTGCGCGGCACGCCCGTGGTCATCAACTACCGCGGCGGCGAAGCGGAGCGCTTCCTGCGCCGCGCCCGCAACTGGGTGCGGCCCAGCCTGACGCGCGCGGACGCGGTCATCGTGCCGTCCGGCTTCCTGGAACACGTGTTCGGCCAGTTCGGTTTCGCCACGCAGGTGGTGCCGAACATCGTCAACCTGGACCGTTTTGCCGCCGCGCCAGTGCTGCCGGCCCAACGGCAAGGACTGCGCCTGCTGGTGGCGCGCAACCTGGAACCGATCTACGACAACGCGACGGCGCTGCGGGCGCTCGCCCTGATCCGCGCGCACGATCCGCGCACCACGCTCGTCATCGCCGGTTCCGGCCCGCTGCGCGATGAACTGGAACGGCTGACCGCGCAACTTGGGCTGACCGACGCGGTGACATTCACCGGCCGGGTGGACAATGCCGGCATGGCCGCGCTGTACCGGAATGCGGACGTCATGCTCAACTGCAGCCTGGTCGACAATATGCCGAACTCCGTGCTGGAATCGCTGGCCAGCGGCGTGCCGGTCGTCAGCACGGACGTCGGTGGCGTGCCATATCTCGTCGAGCACGAACGCACCGCGCTGCTGGTCCCGCCAGGGGCGCCGCGGGCGATGGCGGATGCCGTGCTGCGCTTGGCCGCCGAGCCGGCGCTGGCCGCATCCTTGCGCGAGGCCGGGTTACGCCAGGTGCAGCAGTACACGTGGCATAGTGTGCGGCCACGCCTGCTGGCCGTATACCGCGCCGCCATGAACGGCCGCGCCAGCGCGGCGCCGGTGGAGCAGCCATGA
- a CDS encoding FemAB family XrtA/PEP-CTERM system-associated protein has translation MSAIIESAMERAQAGVAPQPGPVTVRLLRDDAADRARWDAFVQACPQATFFHRAGWQRVIEGAFGHRTWFYLAEQDGVIRGVLPLAQIRSRLFGHSLIALPFCVYGGVAADSEAARRQLDDAALALARSLGVGHLEYRNYTPAHPGDPAWQGKDLYVTFRKAIVADDEANMNAIPRKQRAMVRKGIKCGLAGEVDDNVERFFTAYAHSVHRLGTPVFPKKYFALLKEVFGDDCEVRVIVREREIVAGVLSFFFRDEVLPYYGGGMPVAREVAGNDFMYWNLMQASAARGCRLFDFGRSKRGTGAFDFKKNWGFEAQPLPYEYHLVGSSAIPDVNPLNPKYQLFIRVWQKMPLALANAIGPYIVKDLG, from the coding sequence ATGAGCGCCATCATCGAATCGGCGATGGAGCGCGCGCAGGCTGGCGTGGCGCCGCAGCCCGGACCCGTCACCGTGCGGCTGTTGCGCGACGACGCGGCCGACCGCGCGCGCTGGGATGCCTTCGTGCAGGCCTGCCCGCAGGCCACGTTCTTCCACCGCGCCGGCTGGCAGCGCGTGATCGAGGGTGCCTTCGGGCACCGCACCTGGTTTTATCTCGCCGAGCAGGATGGCGTCATTCGCGGCGTGCTGCCGCTGGCGCAGATCAGGAGCCGGCTGTTCGGCCATTCCCTGATCGCACTGCCGTTCTGCGTCTACGGCGGTGTCGCGGCCGATTCCGAGGCCGCGCGCCGCCAGCTCGACGACGCCGCGCTGGCGCTGGCGCGCAGCCTGGGCGTGGGGCACCTGGAATACCGCAATTACACGCCGGCGCACCCGGGCGATCCGGCCTGGCAGGGCAAGGATTTATATGTCACGTTCCGCAAGGCGATCGTGGCGGACGACGAAGCGAACATGAACGCGATCCCGCGCAAGCAGCGCGCGATGGTCCGCAAGGGCATCAAGTGCGGCCTGGCGGGCGAAGTGGACGACAACGTCGAGCGCTTCTTCACGGCGTACGCGCACAGCGTGCACCGCCTGGGCACGCCGGTATTCCCGAAGAAGTATTTCGCGCTGCTGAAAGAGGTGTTCGGCGACGATTGCGAAGTGCGCGTGATCGTGCGCGAGCGCGAGATCGTCGCCGGCGTGCTCAGTTTCTTCTTCCGCGACGAGGTGCTGCCGTACTACGGCGGCGGCATGCCGGTGGCGCGCGAGGTGGCCGGCAACGACTTCATGTACTGGAACCTGATGCAGGCATCCGCCGCCCGCGGCTGCCGGCTGTTCGACTTCGGCCGCAGCAAGCGCGGCACCGGCGCATTCGACTTCAAGAAGAACTGGGGTTTCGAGGCGCAGCCGCTGCCCTACGAATACCACCTGGTCGGGTCAAGCGCGATCCCCGATGTCAATCCACTGAACCCGAAATACCAGCTGTTCATCCGCGTGTGGCAGAAGATGCCGCTGGCGCTGGCCAACGCAATTGGCCCGTACATCGTCAAGGACCTGGGGTAA
- a CDS encoding TIGR04063 family PEP-CTERM/XrtA system glycosyltransferase, which yields MRILHVLDHSIPLHSGYTFRTRSILQQQRALGWETHHITSPKQGDAPDGQELVDGLRFHRTAPAQGPLARMPVLNQLAVIDRLAARLLQVAQEVRPDILHAHSPALNAVAALRVGRKLGIPVVYEIRAFWEDAAVDHGTSKEWGVRYRLTRALETWALKRVDAATTICEGLRAEIVGRGIPARKVEVIPNAVDIADFSVDGVRDTALARQLGLEGKTVLGFIGSFYAYEGLNVLLDALPAMRAQRPDIRVLLVGGGPQDAALRRQAEALGVADAVVFTGRVPHSEVQRYYDLVDVLCYPRLKMRLTDLVTPLKPLEAMAQGRLLAASDVGGHRELIEDGRTGVLFAAGDAAALARKVLALLDAPASWPQLRAQGRRFVEEQRSWAASVSRYRKVYGGLVPTLERP from the coding sequence TTGCGCATCCTGCACGTGCTGGATCACTCGATCCCGCTGCACAGCGGCTACACCTTCCGCACCCGCTCGATCCTGCAGCAGCAGCGCGCGCTGGGCTGGGAGACGCACCACATCACCAGCCCGAAGCAGGGCGACGCGCCGGACGGCCAGGAGCTCGTCGACGGCCTGCGCTTCCACCGCACGGCCCCGGCGCAAGGCCCGCTGGCGCGCATGCCGGTGTTGAACCAGCTGGCCGTGATCGACCGCCTGGCGGCACGGCTGCTGCAGGTGGCGCAGGAGGTACGGCCCGACATCCTGCACGCGCACTCGCCGGCGCTGAACGCCGTGGCGGCACTGCGCGTGGGCCGCAAGCTGGGCATTCCGGTCGTCTACGAGATCCGCGCGTTCTGGGAAGATGCGGCGGTGGATCACGGCACCAGCAAGGAATGGGGCGTGCGTTACCGCCTGACGCGGGCGCTGGAGACGTGGGCGCTCAAGCGCGTCGATGCCGCCACCACCATCTGCGAGGGCCTGCGCGCCGAGATCGTCGGCCGCGGCATCCCGGCGCGCAAGGTCGAGGTGATTCCGAACGCGGTCGACATCGCCGACTTCAGCGTGGACGGTGTGCGCGATACGGCCCTGGCGCGCCAGCTCGGCCTGGAAGGCAAGACGGTGCTCGGTTTCATCGGCTCGTTCTACGCCTACGAAGGGTTGAACGTGCTGCTCGATGCGCTGCCGGCCATGCGCGCGCAACGACCGGACATCCGCGTCTTGCTGGTCGGCGGCGGTCCGCAGGATGCGGCGTTGCGCCGGCAGGCCGAGGCGCTGGGCGTGGCCGATGCCGTCGTCTTCACGGGCCGGGTGCCGCACAGCGAGGTGCAGCGCTACTACGACCTGGTCGATGTGCTGTGCTACCCGCGCCTGAAGATGCGCCTGACGGATCTGGTGACGCCGCTGAAACCGCTGGAAGCGATGGCGCAGGGCCGGCTGCTGGCGGCCTCCGACGTGGGCGGCCACCGTGAGCTGATCGAGGATGGCCGCACCGGCGTGCTGTTTGCCGCCGGCGACGCCGCCGCACTGGCGCGCAAGGTCCTGGCGCTGCTGGACGCGCCGGCCAGCTGGCCGCAATTGCGTGCCCAGGGCCGCCGCTTCGTCGAGGAGCAGCGCAGCTGGGCGGCCAGCGTAAGCCGTTATCGCAAGGTATATGGCGGGCTGGTGCCCACGCTGGAGCGGCCATGA